One segment of Deinococcus multiflagellatus DNA contains the following:
- a CDS encoding EAL domain-containing protein, producing MSLQTSSFRPGPAACLEVDRLNDEADAVLMLSMQRAQDLAAQALTLAERSGYEAGVARARMLIGYGHFYLANYAEACAAFQESAALAARLGLTAIEARNLNGLAITLVKTGQLGEALEYHLRCLQMVQGIGDRVGQGRTLNNIGNLYLDLRDYATALPYHLEALHLARQIDHPILISSASINAALDYHELGRFEEALALNEATLARAREAGYRQHEFLLLANMAANLLALGRLDEAMTHAEAATRGSDELGDRENLCDVLVTQGRVLARRGELDSARAVLERALALADELRLTLRQAEANLHLSGVLEAQGLYREALHHARRAATAEQALMADVLSRRTQVLATQLKVERLEHRAAQEQLRNQELSSANAALQQAQERLAYQAQHDALTGLLNRAAFESHLQEAVQGGQPLGVLFIDLDHFKQVNDTLGHAVGDQLLIQVAERLRRSVREGDLVARQGGDEFTVLLRRVRAHEEAESAAGRILAALSQPMVLAGRELTVTASIGVALSPEDGTDVTTLQKNADLAMYLAKRERHAVRRFQADLGAAALERLELEQALRVGIDRDELRLHYQPIVEAGSLRLVALEALVRWQHPALGLLPPGRFIPVAEASDLIVRLGEWVLREACRQLREWRAAWPELCLSVNVAPRQFAQPGFAAGVCALLAEYGLSQEALILEVTEGAVMDEAGTPHEAAMSGTGLNLALDDFGTGYSSISRLHRLPAQWLKMDRSLIQDQGETPGGRSSRPIVRALITFAHEAGLKVVAEGVETAEQLHELQAWGCDLIQGYLIARPTPPDALDLHALFHPAPPTR from the coding sequence ATGTCGCTGCAGACGTCTTCTTTCCGCCCTGGGCCTGCGGCGTGCCTGGAGGTGGACCGCCTGAACGATGAGGCCGACGCTGTGCTGATGCTCTCCATGCAGCGGGCCCAGGACCTGGCGGCCCAGGCCCTGACCCTGGCCGAGCGCAGCGGCTATGAAGCCGGCGTGGCCCGCGCGCGCATGCTGATTGGCTACGGCCACTTTTACCTCGCCAACTACGCCGAAGCCTGCGCGGCCTTTCAGGAGAGTGCGGCGCTGGCGGCCCGGCTGGGCCTGACCGCCATTGAGGCGCGCAACCTCAACGGGCTGGCGATCACCCTGGTGAAAACCGGGCAACTGGGCGAGGCCCTGGAATACCACCTGCGCTGCCTGCAGATGGTGCAGGGCATTGGCGACCGGGTGGGGCAGGGGCGCACGCTGAACAACATTGGCAACCTGTACCTGGACCTGCGCGATTACGCCACGGCGCTGCCCTACCACCTTGAGGCCCTGCACTTGGCCCGGCAGATTGACCACCCCATCCTGATCTCTAGCGCCTCTATCAACGCGGCGCTGGATTACCACGAACTGGGGCGCTTTGAGGAGGCCCTGGCCCTCAACGAAGCCACCCTGGCCCGCGCCCGCGAGGCGGGGTACCGGCAGCACGAGTTTCTGCTGCTGGCCAACATGGCCGCCAATCTGCTGGCCCTGGGCCGCCTGGACGAGGCCATGACCCACGCCGAGGCCGCCACGCGGGGCTCTGATGAACTGGGGGACCGCGAGAATCTGTGTGACGTGCTGGTCACCCAGGGCCGCGTGCTGGCGCGCCGGGGCGAACTGGACAGCGCGCGGGCGGTGCTGGAACGGGCCCTGGCCCTGGCCGACGAGTTGCGGCTGACCCTACGGCAGGCCGAGGCCAACCTGCACCTGTCTGGGGTCCTTGAAGCCCAGGGCCTGTACCGCGAGGCCCTGCACCACGCCCGCCGCGCCGCCACTGCCGAGCAGGCCCTGATGGCCGATGTGCTCAGCCGCCGCACCCAGGTGCTGGCCACGCAGCTGAAGGTGGAGCGCCTGGAACACCGCGCCGCACAGGAACAACTGCGCAACCAGGAACTGTCCAGCGCCAATGCCGCGCTGCAGCAGGCCCAGGAGCGGCTGGCCTACCAGGCCCAGCACGACGCGCTGACCGGGCTGCTGAACCGCGCGGCCTTTGAAAGTCACCTGCAGGAAGCGGTGCAGGGCGGTCAGCCGCTGGGCGTGCTGTTCATTGACCTGGACCACTTCAAGCAGGTGAACGACACCCTGGGGCACGCGGTGGGCGACCAGCTGCTCATTCAGGTGGCCGAGCGGCTGCGGCGCTCCGTGCGCGAGGGCGATCTGGTGGCGCGGCAGGGCGGCGACGAATTCACCGTGCTGCTGCGCCGGGTGCGGGCCCACGAGGAAGCCGAGTCGGCCGCCGGGCGCATTCTGGCGGCCCTCAGTCAGCCCATGGTGCTGGCTGGGCGCGAACTGACGGTCACGGCGTCCATTGGGGTGGCCCTGTCGCCCGAAGACGGCACCGACGTGACCACCCTGCAGAAAAACGCCGACCTCGCCATGTACCTCGCCAAGCGCGAGCGCCACGCGGTGCGCCGCTTTCAGGCGGATCTGGGTGCGGCGGCTCTGGAGCGGCTGGAACTGGAACAGGCCCTGCGCGTGGGCATTGACCGGGATGAACTGCGGCTGCACTACCAGCCCATCGTGGAGGCGGGGTCGCTGCGGCTGGTGGCGCTCGAAGCCCTGGTGCGCTGGCAGCACCCGGCTCTGGGGTTGCTGCCGCCGGGGCGCTTCATTCCGGTGGCCGAGGCCAGCGACCTGATCGTGCGCCTAGGCGAGTGGGTGCTGCGCGAGGCCTGCCGCCAGCTGCGCGAGTGGCGCGCGGCGTGGCCGGAGTTGTGCCTGAGCGTGAACGTGGCCCCGCGCCAGTTTGCCCAGCCGGGCTTTGCCGCTGGCGTGTGCGCCCTGCTGGCCGAATATGGCCTGAGCCAGGAGGCCCTGATTCTGGAAGTCACGGAAGGCGCTGTGATGGACGAGGCCGGCACCCCCCACGAGGCGGCCATGAGTGGCACCGGGCTGAACCTCGCGCTGGACGATTTTGGCACCGGCTATTCCAGCATCAGCCGGCTGCACCGCCTGCCCGCGCAGTGGCTCAAGATGGACCGCTCGCTGATTCAGGACCAGGGTGAAACACCGGGGGGGCGCTCTTCACGGCCCATCGTGCGCGCGCTGATCACCTTTGCCCACGAAGCGGGCCTGAAAGTGGTGGCCGAGGGGGTCGAAACCGCCGAGCAGCTGCACGAACTGCAAGCCTGGGGCTGTGACCTGATCCAGGGGTATCTGATCGCCCGCCCCACGCCGCCGGACGCCCTGGACCTGCACGCTTTGTTTCACCCGGCGCCCCCTACACGCTGA
- a CDS encoding helix-turn-helix transcriptional regulator, whose protein sequence is MTPLGVLGLPTVGVALESAVLAAGVQAILAGAGLHPPAGDEGPDVLIVDDRWLPDAAALAGQAVVALGSRAWAGTLHEVLSGGWAALPLDATPGELVAGVLGAAAGLVVAPPGTLHPEAADDDPLPADVTLTPREHDVLALLAEGYSNKRAARELGVSESTVKFHVQAVFGKLGVQSRAGAVARGVALGLLSV, encoded by the coding sequence ATGACACCGCTCGGGGTGCTCGGCCTGCCCACCGTGGGGGTGGCCCTGGAATCGGCCGTGCTGGCGGCGGGCGTGCAGGCCATTCTGGCGGGCGCCGGCCTGCACCCGCCGGCTGGCGACGAAGGCCCCGACGTGCTGATCGTGGATGACCGCTGGCTGCCCGACGCCGCTGCGCTGGCCGGGCAGGCGGTGGTGGCGCTGGGCTCGCGCGCGTGGGCGGGCACGCTGCACGAGGTGCTGAGCGGCGGCTGGGCGGCCCTGCCCCTGGACGCCACGCCGGGCGAACTGGTGGCGGGCGTGCTGGGCGCGGCGGCGGGGCTGGTGGTGGCGCCGCCCGGCACCCTGCACCCGGAAGCGGCAGACGACGACCCCCTGCCCGCCGACGTCACCCTGACCCCGCGCGAACACGACGTGCTGGCCCTGCTGGCCGAGGGCTACAGCAACAAGCGCGCCGCCCGCGAACTGGGGGTCAGCGAGAGCACCGTGAAGTTCCATGTGCAGGCAGTTTTTGGCAAGCTGGGCGTGCAAAGCCGCGCCGGGGCGGTGGCCCGGGGCGTGGCGCTGGGGCTGCTCAGCGTGTAG
- a CDS encoding S1C family serine protease: MTLLTDLSSALADAVQAAAPSLVTVLAARPVSGTVVASGQVLTVAHLLHTDDVTILGADGQSRSAVVAGRDPSTDLALLRVEGLDAPALAPGAEVRVGELLLAVGRPSSGLQATLGFMERLPQPGGGWLPTGAAPFRGVSGGALLGAGGGLAGVLNAGVSRGELLAVPAQRALEVAALLASTGRVPRGYLGLATQPVHFPGPEEAPREGAPPASGPQRGGRGGPRGPWGRGPWERGPWERGWARRAGRLGLTVVQVEAGSPGEAAGLRVGDVLLALDGEAMRHPRELLGRVRGRAGQPVTLRVLRAGEEQDVTVTVGER, translated from the coding sequence ATGACCTTACTGACTGATCTTTCCAGTGCCCTGGCCGACGCTGTTCAGGCCGCCGCCCCCAGTCTGGTGACCGTGCTGGCCGCCCGCCCCGTCAGTGGAACCGTGGTGGCCTCCGGGCAGGTGCTGACCGTGGCCCACCTGCTGCACACCGACGACGTGACCATACTTGGCGCCGACGGCCAGAGCCGGAGCGCGGTGGTGGCGGGCCGCGACCCCTCCACCGACCTCGCGCTGCTGCGGGTGGAGGGCCTGGACGCCCCGGCCCTGGCCCCAGGCGCCGAGGTGCGGGTGGGCGAATTGTTGCTGGCCGTGGGCCGCCCCAGCAGCGGCCTGCAGGCCACCCTGGGCTTCATGGAACGCCTGCCCCAGCCCGGGGGAGGCTGGCTGCCCACGGGCGCCGCGCCCTTCCGGGGCGTTAGTGGTGGGGCGCTGTTGGGGGCGGGCGGGGGGCTGGCAGGCGTGCTGAACGCGGGCGTCTCGCGCGGCGAACTGCTGGCGGTGCCGGCCCAGCGCGCGCTGGAGGTGGCCGCGCTGCTGGCCAGCACCGGCCGCGTGCCGCGCGGTTACCTGGGGCTGGCCACCCAGCCGGTGCATTTTCCGGGGCCCGAGGAGGCGCCGCGTGAGGGTGCCCCCCCCGCCAGCGGCCCGCAGCGGGGCGGGCGTGGGGGGCCCCGGGGACCCTGGGGCCGGGGCCCGTGGGAGCGCGGCCCGTGGGAACGCGGTTGGGCGCGCCGCGCCGGGCGCCTGGGCCTGACGGTGGTGCAGGTGGAAGCGGGCAGCCCCGGTGAGGCGGCGGGCCTGCGGGTGGGCGACGTGCTGCTGGCCCTGGACGGCGAGGCCATGCGCCACCCGCGCGAACTGCTGGGCCGGGTACGGGGCCGCGCGGGCCAGCCGGTCACCCTGAGGGTGCTGCGCGCCGGCGAGGAACAGGACGTGACCGTGACGGTGGGAGAACGCTGA
- a CDS encoding ACT domain-containing protein, with protein MSQTLLTLPGEYAVSQLLPGAAVPTWATTGEVWCVMSAPDELSVVCAAAQVPDGVRTQRGWRVLKLVGPFEFTLTGILASVLNPLRDADVGIFALSTYNTDYVLVAAADLPRAEAALRAAGHEVRPG; from the coding sequence GTGTCTCAGACCCTGCTGACCCTGCCCGGCGAATACGCCGTTTCGCAACTGCTCCCTGGCGCGGCGGTGCCCACCTGGGCCACCACGGGCGAGGTCTGGTGCGTGATGTCGGCCCCCGATGAACTGTCGGTGGTGTGCGCCGCTGCCCAGGTGCCGGACGGCGTCCGCACCCAGCGCGGCTGGCGGGTGCTGAAACTGGTGGGCCCCTTCGAGTTCACCCTGACCGGCATTCTGGCCAGTGTGCTGAACCCCCTGCGCGACGCGGACGTGGGGATTTTCGCCCTCTCTACCTACAACACCGATTACGTGCTGGTCGCAGCGGCGGACCTGCCCCGCGCCGAGGCCGCCCTGCGCGCCGCTGGTCACGAAGTGCGCCCGGGGTGA
- a CDS encoding histone deacetylase family protein: MNPPHPFRAHTAFRRAAYAGQSAPRRQFLPREFLVTLLEQAAARLPLHDAPDLDWALAERVHDPAYLRRWREGQVTRAEERALGFPWTPAVTARGLGSSGATLAATRDALALGWGLNLGGGTHHAYADHAEGFSFLNDVAISARWLLDTAQAARVLVLDLDVHQGNGTAALFANEPRVLTVSVHAEHNYPFRKERSGLDVALPDGTGDAEYLAALDQQVAPVVAAFDPDFAFYLAGADVLAGDQLGRLALSLAGVRARDRRVFRWAARTQTPLVTVMAGGYHRDPATLIQARLNTLDEGLASFAAPSS; encoded by the coding sequence GTGAACCCGCCGCACCCCTTCCGGGCCCACACCGCGTTCCGGCGCGCGGCCTACGCGGGGCAGAGCGCGCCGCGCCGCCAGTTTCTGCCGCGCGAGTTTCTGGTGACCCTGCTGGAACAGGCCGCCGCCCGCCTGCCCCTGCACGACGCCCCGGACCTCGACTGGGCCCTGGCCGAGCGGGTGCACGACCCGGCCTACCTGCGCCGCTGGCGCGAGGGGCAGGTGACCCGCGCCGAGGAGCGCGCCCTGGGTTTTCCCTGGACGCCGGCCGTGACCGCGCGTGGCCTGGGCAGCAGCGGCGCCACCCTGGCCGCCACGCGCGACGCCCTGGCCCTGGGGTGGGGGCTGAACCTGGGCGGCGGCACCCATCACGCCTACGCCGACCACGCCGAGGGCTTTTCCTTTTTGAACGACGTGGCGATCAGCGCCCGCTGGCTGCTGGACACTGCCCAGGCCGCGCGGGTGCTGGTGCTGGACCTGGACGTGCACCAGGGCAACGGCACCGCCGCCCTCTTTGCCAATGAACCGCGCGTACTGACGGTCAGCGTGCACGCCGAGCACAATTACCCTTTTCGCAAGGAGCGCAGTGGGCTGGATGTGGCCCTGCCCGACGGCACCGGGGACGCCGAGTATCTGGCCGCCCTGGACCAGCAGGTGGCGCCCGTGGTGGCTGCCTTTGACCCGGATTTTGCCTTCTATCTGGCCGGGGCCGACGTGCTGGCTGGCGATCAGCTGGGCCGCCTTGCCCTGAGCCTCGCGGGGGTGCGGGCGCGGGACCGCCGCGTCTTTCGCTGGGCCGCCCGCACGCAGACCCCCCTGGTCACGGTGATGGCAGGCGGCTACCACCGCGACCCCGCCACCTTAATTCAGGCGCGGCTGAACACCCTGGATGAGGGGCTGGCGTCGTTTGCGGCCCCCTCTTCCTGA
- a CDS encoding TAXI family TRAP transporter solute-binding subunit — MIRQTLALLLLCSPALAATPAYLDVATSPKGSTAADMFRDLGQVCTGTSFLRQRQTSGSVENLELLLNNQVSLAFVQLDVLKARDQIDQDPRVRALKTLLPLNFDEVHLIARPAVTTTNLLGRTSVRGIQAFSDLQGRKLGAWGGSVITARVLSAKAGVPMTIQEYRGRDEAMAALNAGQVDAVLAVAGQPADWIKALNPAAYRLVPLNIAPARVNGFYRPATLRYPGLGEGVTTYAVQRLLVTRDFKTPERRAALLNYQKCALSKLTQLQETQGFHPKWSDVTFKEQNWPWFK, encoded by the coding sequence ATGATCCGACAGACCCTTGCCCTGTTGCTGCTTTGTTCCCCGGCCCTGGCCGCCACCCCCGCCTATCTGGATGTGGCGACCAGCCCCAAGGGCAGCACCGCTGCCGACATGTTCCGCGATCTGGGGCAGGTGTGCACGGGCACGTCGTTCCTGCGCCAGCGCCAGACCTCGGGCAGTGTGGAAAACCTGGAACTGCTGCTGAACAATCAGGTGTCGCTGGCCTTTGTGCAGCTGGACGTGCTCAAGGCGCGCGACCAGATTGACCAGGACCCACGCGTGCGCGCCCTGAAAACGCTGCTGCCCCTGAACTTCGACGAGGTGCACCTCATTGCGCGCCCGGCCGTCACCACCACCAACCTGCTGGGCCGGACCAGCGTGCGCGGCATTCAGGCCTTCAGCGACCTGCAGGGGCGCAAACTGGGTGCCTGGGGCGGCAGCGTGATTACCGCCCGGGTGCTGAGTGCCAAGGCCGGCGTGCCCATGACCATTCAGGAGTACCGGGGCCGTGACGAGGCGATGGCCGCCCTGAACGCGGGCCAGGTGGACGCCGTGCTGGCCGTGGCCGGGCAGCCGGCGGACTGGATTAAGGCCCTGAACCCCGCCGCCTACCGCTTGGTGCCGCTGAACATTGCCCCGGCGCGCGTGAACGGCTTTTACCGCCCCGCCACCCTGCGCTACCCCGGCCTGGGCGAGGGCGTGACCACCTACGCCGTGCAGCGCCTGCTGGTCACGCGTGATTTCAAGACGCCAGAGCGGCGCGCCGCTCTGCTGAACTACCAGAAGTGCGCCCTGTCCAAACTGACGCAACTGCAGGAAACGCAGGGCTTTCACCCCAAATGGAGCGACGTCACCTTCAAGGAACAGAACTGGCCCTGGTTTAAGTGA
- a CDS encoding SIMPL domain-containing protein — MTPASRAGLSAVLATAIASAAFLATGFVVVRGLADLKNASDVINVTGSARRSITSDLAVWTFTVRSASDSSLQSAYAQFRAAQPALDAYVKAQGFAPGELRREPVSAGPETYSVIETIGGENEEVQRTRYVVSQAYRVQSGEIERVQSAVGAATSAFVEASTGGVTVASGEVNYLYTKLADVRLALLKEASQDAQRRAQAIAQSAGNEVGAVKTARMGVFQITPRFETSVEDSGSYDTSSLEKDVTAVVEIDFVVQ; from the coding sequence ATGACCCCTGCTTCCCGCGCTGGCCTGAGCGCCGTGCTGGCCACAGCCATTGCCTCCGCTGCCTTTCTGGCCACCGGTTTCGTGGTGGTGCGCGGGCTGGCGGACCTGAAAAACGCCAGCGACGTGATCAACGTGACTGGCAGCGCGCGGCGCTCCATTACCTCGGATCTGGCGGTGTGGACCTTTACCGTGCGCAGTGCCAGCGACAGCAGCCTGCAGAGCGCCTACGCCCAGTTCCGGGCCGCACAGCCCGCGCTGGACGCTTACGTGAAGGCACAGGGCTTTGCCCCCGGCGAACTGCGGCGCGAACCCGTGAGTGCCGGGCCCGAAACCTACAGCGTGATTGAAACCATCGGCGGCGAGAACGAGGAAGTGCAGCGCACGCGCTACGTGGTCAGTCAAGCCTACCGGGTGCAGTCCGGCGAGATTGAGCGGGTGCAGTCGGCGGTGGGTGCGGCGACCTCGGCCTTTGTAGAGGCCAGCACGGGCGGCGTGACGGTGGCCAGCGGCGAGGTCAATTACCTGTACACCAAACTGGCCGACGTGCGCCTCGCCCTGCTGAAAGAAGCCAGCCAGGACGCCCAGCGCCGCGCCCAGGCCATTGCCCAGAGTGCCGGCAACGAGGTGGGCGCCGTGAAAACGGCCCGCATGGGCGTCTTTCAGATCACGCCGCGCTTTGAAACCAGCGTGGAGGACAGTGGCAGCTACGACACCAGCAGCCTGGAAAAGGACGTGACGGCCGTGGTGGAGATTGATTTCGTGGTGCAGTAA
- a CDS encoding peptide chain release factor 3 produces the protein MPEQPTAALASEIARRRTFAIISHPDAGKTTITEKLLLYGGAIQEAGSVTAKEGRSHTKSDWMSIEQQRGISISSSALTFEYGGRHINLLDTPGHQDFSEDTYRTLTAADSALMVLDAARGVQAQTEKLFAVCRNRGIPILTFVNKMDRPAQDPFELIAQVEGTLKITAVPLTWPIGDGPDFKGVYDLQTAQVLAFERTSGGKHRAPVQTAGLHDPQLDELVGADLAAKLREDVELIQGAMPEFDPAGFLNGELTPVFFGSAMNNFGVEHFLQNFVDLAPPPGPVETNLGERQPDAGFAGFIFKLQANMSKQHRDRTAYMRVMSGHFERGMDVTHTRTGRKLRLSQAHTLFAQDREKVEEAYPGDIVGLVNPGVFQIGDVVSVDGKVTLPGFPRFTPETFATISLRDVGKRKAFMKGLTQLAEEGVVQVFYPTDGARDPYLGAVGPLQFEVFQARLQEEYSVDVELNVTGYQLVRWLAGDPSNVARFARHVEDDQGRPVMLFRSRYDLEYTAEQHPEIEFLPLPKDLTRV, from the coding sequence ATGCCCGAACAGCCCACGGCGGCGCTTGCCAGCGAAATCGCCCGCCGCCGCACCTTTGCCATCATCTCGCACCCGGACGCCGGGAAAACCACCATCACCGAAAAACTGCTGCTGTACGGCGGCGCCATTCAGGAAGCGGGCAGCGTGACCGCCAAGGAAGGCCGCAGCCACACCAAATCCGACTGGATGAGCATTGAGCAGCAGCGCGGTATCTCGATTTCCAGCTCGGCGCTGACCTTTGAATACGGGGGCCGGCACATCAACCTGCTGGACACCCCGGGCCACCAGGATTTCAGCGAGGACACCTACCGCACCCTGACCGCCGCCGACTCCGCGCTGATGGTGCTGGACGCCGCGCGTGGCGTGCAGGCGCAGACCGAGAAGCTGTTCGCCGTGTGCCGCAACCGGGGCATTCCCATCCTGACCTTCGTGAACAAGATGGACCGCCCCGCCCAGGACCCCTTTGAGCTGATTGCCCAGGTGGAAGGCACCCTGAAAATCACCGCCGTGCCCCTGACGTGGCCCATTGGCGACGGCCCGGACTTCAAGGGCGTGTACGACCTGCAGACCGCGCAGGTGCTGGCCTTCGAGCGTACCTCGGGCGGCAAGCACCGCGCGCCCGTGCAGACAGCCGGTCTGCATGACCCCCAGCTGGACGAGCTGGTGGGCGCCGACCTCGCCGCCAAGCTGCGCGAGGACGTGGAACTCATTCAGGGCGCCATGCCAGAATTCGACCCGGCCGGCTTCCTGAACGGCGAGCTGACCCCGGTGTTCTTTGGCAGCGCCATGAACAACTTCGGCGTGGAGCACTTCCTGCAGAACTTTGTGGACCTTGCCCCGCCCCCTGGCCCTGTGGAAACCAATCTGGGCGAGCGCCAGCCCGACGCTGGTTTCGCGGGCTTCATCTTCAAGCTGCAGGCCAACATGAGCAAGCAGCACCGCGACCGCACGGCCTACATGCGCGTCATGAGCGGCCATTTCGAGCGCGGTATGGACGTGACCCACACCCGCACCGGGCGCAAGCTGCGGCTCTCGCAGGCCCACACCCTGTTCGCCCAGGACCGCGAGAAGGTGGAAGAGGCGTACCCCGGCGACATCGTGGGCCTCGTGAACCCGGGCGTGTTCCAGATTGGCGACGTGGTGAGCGTGGACGGCAAAGTGACCCTGCCCGGCTTTCCCCGCTTTACCCCCGAAACCTTTGCCACGATCAGCCTGCGCGATGTGGGCAAGCGCAAGGCCTTTATGAAGGGCCTGACCCAGCTGGCCGAAGAAGGCGTGGTGCAGGTCTTTTACCCCACCGACGGCGCGCGTGACCCCTACCTGGGCGCCGTGGGCCCGCTGCAGTTCGAGGTCTTTCAGGCCCGTCTGCAGGAGGAATACAGCGTGGACGTGGAACTGAATGTGACCGGTTACCAGCTGGTGCGCTGGCTGGCTGGCGACCCCAGCAACGTGGCCCGCTTTGCCCGCCATGTGGAAGACGACCAGGGCCGCCCGGTGATGCTGTTCCGCAGCCGCTACGACCTGGAATACACCGCCGAGCAGCACCCAGAGATCGAGTTCCTGCCCCTGCCGAAGGACCTGACGAGGGTGTAA
- a CDS encoding C39 family peptidase, with the protein MVLASAQAAPPPGYVLQGMPLVRQTYNACGPASLTQVLAYYGLKMDMAEVSRQTRPSERSYMSAQAIVKFAPTVGLEARLYTGGSLNTVKAAIRSGIPVIALQSHITAAGQVIPHWRVLVGYNDASGQVYIMDPLLGYVAMRYSDMARVWADQRGQFALMYPPKLSATVRKVVG; encoded by the coding sequence ATGGTTCTGGCTTCGGCGCAGGCGGCCCCGCCGCCCGGCTACGTGTTGCAGGGCATGCCGCTGGTGCGCCAGACCTACAACGCCTGCGGCCCGGCCAGCCTGACCCAGGTGCTGGCCTACTACGGCCTGAAGATGGACATGGCCGAGGTGAGCCGCCAGACCCGCCCTTCAGAGCGCTCGTACATGAGCGCGCAGGCCATCGTGAAGTTTGCGCCCACGGTGGGCCTGGAAGCGCGGCTGTACACAGGTGGCAGCCTGAACACCGTGAAAGCGGCGATTCGCAGCGGTATTCCGGTGATTGCGCTGCAGTCGCATATCACGGCGGCCGGGCAGGTGATTCCGCACTGGCGCGTGCTGGTGGGCTACAACGACGCCTCCGGGCAGGTGTACATCATGGATCCGCTGCTGGGCTACGTGGCCATGCGCTACAGCGATATGGCGCGGGTGTGGGCCGACCAGCGCGGCCAGTTCGCTCTGATGTACCCACCGAAGCTCTCGGCCACCGTCCGGAAAGTGGTGGGGTAG
- a CDS encoding GGDEF domain-containing protein → MNVDRWPRLVLTVLALLLALLAGQGRAAPGTSLVVKSTLYQGTAAGAFPGSGAAVPAWTGTLSPVPRVRLTGDDSWLVMELRNPTQNTEWVFAPQGSLIERVSARLYREGRPAQKIETGYRSEHAYMLHYGVDITLAPGERAWLVARFSSPFYASQPEFVVANRADYRRTVSRENFLILAALGALITLSVYNLFVYAGTRNRSFLYYAAYMLTYCAGWAFTFHIPADVFGLRDLRLHYVWFFLLPVWNTLFYLHFLQLDSRLPRLARLSRGVIGLSLALLPTSFLLLPYAHVLATGVIALWLVLALICGVLSWRQGFEPARFFVLGLLALFVPAVIILPGNVGLTPDVPFNSELFTLLGGTLDGLLLAFALADLIRLLSRQNQASIVQLQRALTLARTDTLTGLHNRYAFEQAFNEPGDRLLIVMDLDGLKGINDKQGHLKGDELLRTFARHLQSLEDEEGVTTYRLGGDEYAVLAPPHLEKPLVMRLREIEQDMQAEYPTSGVSFGVAHTGNAPKISTFEEADQRMYRQKMSKKGSARPSLLT, encoded by the coding sequence GTGAATGTAGATCGCTGGCCCCGCCTTGTTCTGACGGTTCTTGCCCTGCTGCTGGCGTTGCTGGCCGGGCAAGGGCGCGCCGCGCCGGGCACTTCGCTGGTCGTGAAGTCCACCCTGTACCAGGGGACAGCGGCGGGCGCCTTTCCAGGCAGCGGGGCCGCTGTGCCGGCCTGGACGGGCACCCTTAGCCCCGTTCCGCGCGTACGCCTAACCGGCGATGATTCCTGGCTGGTCATGGAACTGCGTAACCCCACCCAGAACACCGAGTGGGTGTTTGCGCCGCAGGGCTCGCTAATTGAGCGGGTGAGTGCCCGGCTGTACCGCGAGGGCCGCCCGGCCCAGAAGATCGAAACTGGCTACCGCAGCGAGCACGCCTACATGCTGCACTACGGGGTGGATATCACCCTGGCCCCCGGCGAACGGGCGTGGCTGGTGGCGCGCTTTAGTAGCCCCTTTTACGCCTCGCAACCCGAATTCGTGGTGGCCAACCGCGCCGACTACCGCCGCACGGTCTCGCGCGAGAATTTCCTGATTCTGGCGGCGCTGGGCGCGCTGATTACCCTATCGGTGTACAACCTGTTCGTGTACGCGGGCACGCGCAACCGCTCGTTTCTGTACTACGCTGCCTACATGCTCACCTACTGCGCCGGGTGGGCCTTTACCTTCCACATTCCGGCCGACGTGTTCGGCCTGCGCGACCTGCGGCTGCACTACGTCTGGTTTTTCCTGCTGCCGGTGTGGAACACGCTGTTTTACCTGCATTTCCTGCAGCTGGACAGCCGCCTGCCGCGCCTGGCCCGCCTGAGCCGGGGCGTGATTGGGCTGTCGCTGGCGCTGCTGCCCACCTCGTTCCTGCTGCTGCCCTACGCCCATGTGCTGGCCACGGGCGTGATCGCGCTGTGGCTGGTGCTGGCGCTGATCTGCGGGGTGCTCAGCTGGCGCCAGGGCTTCGAGCCGGCGCGCTTTTTCGTGCTGGGGCTGCTGGCGCTGTTTGTGCCGGCGGTGATTATCCTGCCCGGGAACGTGGGCCTCACGCCGGACGTGCCCTTTAATTCCGAACTGTTTACCCTGCTGGGCGGCACCCTGGACGGCCTGCTGCTGGCCTTCGCGCTGGCCGACCTGATCCGGCTGCTCAGCCGCCAGAATCAGGCGTCGATTGTGCAGCTGCAGCGCGCCCTGACGCTGGCCCGCACCGACACCCTGACCGGGCTGCACAACCGCTACGCCTTCGAGCAGGCCTTTAACGAACCCGGCGACCGCCTGCTGATCGTGATGGACCTCGACGGCCTGAAGGGGATCAACGACAAGCAGGGCCACCTGAAGGGCGACGAACTGCTGCGCACCTTTGCCCGCCACCTGCAGAGCCTGGAAGACGAGGAAGGCGTGACCACCTACCGCCTGGGCGGCGACGAATACGCCGTGCTGGCCCCGCCCCACCTGGAAAAGCCGCTGGTGATGCGCCTGCGCGAGATTGAGCAGGACATGCAGGCCGAGTACCCCACCTCCGGCGTGAGCTTTGGCGTGGCCCACACCGGGAACGCCCCCAAGATCAGCACCTTCGAGGAGGCGGACCAGCGCATGTACCGGCAGAAGATGTCAAAAAAGGGATCAGCGCGTCCGTCCTTGCTGACCTGA